Proteins from a single region of Methanofastidiosum sp.:
- a CDS encoding zinc-ribbon domain-containing protein translates to MVFCGKCGKDNPMGAKFCENCGAVLEATPATQNTQTTYAPGNWLSHEHVGFLPRLIAWIVDTIIFGVIGWIISIPFGTNYGYGSGMGYETGFNLAAQEQF, encoded by the coding sequence ATGGTTTTTTGTGGAAAATGTGGAAAAGATAATCCAATGGGCGCAAAGTTTTGTGAAAACTGTGGAGCAGTTCTAGAAGCTACACCTGCTACTCAGAACACACAAACTACCTACGCACCGGGAAATTGGCTTTCTCATGAACATGTAGGATTCTTGCCAAGATTGATCGCATGGATTGTTGATACTATAATCTTTGGAGTCATTGGATGGATAATAAGCATACCATTTGGAACTAATTATGGATATGGCTCTGGTATGGGCTATGAGACCGGCTTTAATCTAGCGGCACAGGAACAATTTTAA
- a CDS encoding RDD family protein — protein MISLAYYVYLDGMKGATIGKRVMKLKVIGTNGAMPIGPGPGVIRWLIKIAWLNNCGSVEMGVFFSPYFFLHFKFFS, from the coding sequence TTGATATCTCTTGCATATTATGTATACTTAGATGGTATGAAGGGAGCAACAATTGGTAAAAGAGTGATGAAGCTTAAGGTCATAGGAACTAATGGAGCAATGCCAATAGGTCCAGGTCCCGGAGTTATAAGATGGTTAATAAAGATTGCATGGTTGAATAATTGTGGTTCAGTGGAAATGGGGGTATTTTTTTCGCCATATTTTTTCCTACACTTCAAATTTTTCTCATAA